One window of Cupriavidus oxalaticus genomic DNA carries:
- a CDS encoding HigA family addiction module antitoxin gives MNRMHNPPHPGTVLAEWLEGVDDMTITAFAAHIGVTRATLSRILNGHSSITPDIAIRLEDALGASREMWSGMQMAHDLWLAAQKPRPRIKRLIRRTVEDAAA, from the coding sequence ATGAATCGCATGCACAACCCGCCGCACCCCGGAACCGTCCTGGCCGAGTGGCTTGAAGGCGTGGACGACATGACCATCACGGCGTTTGCCGCGCATATCGGCGTAACGCGGGCAACGCTTTCGCGTATCCTCAACGGACACTCTTCGATTACACCTGACATTGCCATCAGGCTCGAAGACGCGCTGGGGGCAAGCCGCGAGATGTGGAGTGGCATGCAGATGGCCCATGACCTTTGGCTTGCGGCGCAGAAGCCTCGTCCCCGGATCAAGCGGCTGATCCGGCGGACAGTGGAAGATGCCGCTGCGTGA
- a CDS encoding LysR family transcriptional regulator, with translation MRNATLRQLKVFETVARHMSFSRAAEELHLTQPAVSTQVRQLEHHVGLPLFEQLGKKIYLTPAGHEMLHYSRSIIQQFREAEDAMSQLKGISGGRLNVAVISAGDYFFPRLLAEFMERHEGVTLNLAVHNREELLHQLAGNLTDLAVMVRPPEGMDTINEVFAPHPYVIVAAPSHPLVGKRNIPLAALADEAFVSREKGSDTWNSMQEGFAGRLSNLRIAMEIKSTETIKQAVIANMGIAFLSAHTVGLELQAGKLAVLDIEGFPVMLNWYVVHRKNKRLPPVALAFKQFLMEEGAGLIQRITGVEGLIRLEA, from the coding sequence ATGAGGAACGCCACGCTGCGGCAACTGAAGGTCTTTGAAACCGTCGCCCGCCATATGAGCTTTTCACGCGCCGCCGAGGAGCTGCACCTGACGCAGCCGGCCGTGTCAACCCAGGTCCGGCAGCTGGAGCACCATGTCGGCCTGCCGCTGTTCGAGCAACTCGGCAAGAAGATCTACCTGACGCCGGCAGGGCACGAAATGCTGCATTACAGCCGCAGCATCATCCAGCAGTTCCGCGAAGCCGAAGACGCCATGTCGCAACTCAAGGGCATTTCCGGCGGGCGCCTCAACGTGGCGGTGATCAGCGCCGGCGACTATTTCTTTCCGCGGCTGCTGGCGGAGTTCATGGAGCGCCATGAAGGCGTGACGCTGAACCTTGCCGTGCACAACCGCGAGGAATTGCTGCACCAGCTAGCCGGCAACCTGACTGACCTTGCGGTGATGGTGCGTCCACCCGAAGGCATGGACACCATCAACGAAGTCTTCGCGCCCCACCCTTACGTCATCGTCGCGGCGCCCAGCCATCCGCTGGTCGGCAAGCGCAACATCCCGCTGGCGGCATTGGCGGACGAGGCCTTCGTTTCGCGCGAAAAAGGCTCTGATACGTGGAATTCGATGCAGGAAGGCTTTGCCGGGCGGCTGTCCAACCTTCGCATTGCCATGGAGATCAAGAGTACGGAGACCATCAAGCAGGCGGTGATTGCCAACATGGGCATCGCCTTCCTGTCGGCGCATACGGTCGGGCTCGAGTTGCAGGCGGGGAAGCTGGCCGTGCTCGATATCGAGGGCTTTCCGGTGATGCTCAACTGGTACGTTGTGCATCGCAAGAACAAGCGGCTGCCGCCGGTGGCGCTTGCGTTCAAGCAGTTCCTGATGGAGGAAGGCGCCGGACTGATCCAGCGGATTACAGGCGTGGAGGGACTGATTCGACTGGAAGCCTAG
- a CDS encoding LysR family transcriptional regulator produces MNISLPQLKAFAAVARHKNFTRAAAELGLTQSAVSRSVRELEEEIDQRLFDRTTRQVELTDAGLHLSQRICHLIEEVEQTLRDSQSASRPCQGLVQIASDPVLSSMSLPAWLAGCRQAWPAIAIHLKDRSQESVLQSVRSGEVDFGIATDPIAADDLYCEPLCIDPYHAVLPAQHPLAARDSVGWGELSDASVLTLDQQCGVQPAVEKALSSYHVRTSSLQLLGHFAAVFGMVALGLGIGVVPSRAQAGGLNPAAVMRPLRPQVTSTVMLVRRKSRSLKPNAAAIWDALRGLEYEPPATATAARHDTTTV; encoded by the coding sequence ATGAATATCTCGCTGCCCCAATTGAAGGCCTTCGCCGCGGTGGCGCGGCACAAGAACTTTACGCGCGCGGCCGCCGAACTCGGCCTGACGCAGTCCGCGGTAAGCCGCAGCGTGCGCGAGCTGGAAGAAGAAATCGACCAGCGCCTGTTCGACCGCACTACCCGCCAGGTGGAACTGACCGACGCGGGCCTGCACCTGTCGCAGCGCATCTGCCACCTGATCGAAGAGGTCGAGCAGACGCTGCGCGACAGCCAGAGCGCGAGCCGCCCGTGCCAGGGGCTGGTGCAGATCGCGTCGGACCCGGTGCTCAGCTCGATGTCGTTGCCGGCTTGGCTGGCGGGCTGCCGGCAGGCGTGGCCCGCGATCGCGATCCACCTGAAGGACCGTTCGCAGGAATCTGTGCTGCAGAGCGTGCGCAGCGGCGAGGTCGACTTCGGCATCGCCACCGATCCGATTGCCGCCGATGACCTGTATTGCGAGCCGCTGTGCATCGATCCCTATCACGCGGTGCTGCCCGCGCAGCATCCGCTGGCCGCGCGCGACTCGGTAGGGTGGGGCGAGCTCAGCGATGCCAGCGTGCTGACGCTGGACCAGCAGTGCGGCGTGCAGCCGGCGGTGGAGAAGGCGCTCAGCAGCTACCACGTGCGGACCAGCTCGCTGCAGCTGCTCGGGCACTTTGCCGCGGTGTTCGGCATGGTGGCGCTGGGGCTGGGCATCGGCGTCGTGCCGTCGCGCGCGCAGGCGGGCGGGCTGAACCCGGCCGCCGTGATGCGGCCATTGCGGCCGCAGGTGACTTCGACAGTCATGCTGGTGCGGCGCAAGAGCCGGTCGCTGAAGCCCAACGCAGCCGCGATCTGGGACGCTTTGCGCGGCCTGGAGTACGAACCCCCGGCCACAGCGACCGCTGCGCGCCACGATACCACCACCGTGTGA
- the oxlT gene encoding oxalate/formate MFS antiporter translates to MELQQRESTSRFASPWVQLVFGVICMAMIANMQYGWTLFVNPIDDKYHWGRTAIQVAFTIFVVTETWLVPIEGYLVDKYGPRPVVVGGGLLCAVAWALNSVASSLPMLYVAAAIGGLGAGAVYGTCVGNALKWFPNRRGLAAGITAAGFGAGSALTVVPIANMIKTSGYEAAFLWFGLGQGLVVFILGMALFPPSAKILSEVKTTLKAAATYNASPREVLKSPIFWVMYAMFVMMAAGGLMATAQLGPIAKDFGLHEAPISILGLTLPALTFALTIDRVLNGLTRPFFGWISDHIGRERTMFFAFGVEAVGILLLSKYGHHPVAFVILTGVVFFAWGEIYSLFPATCGDTFGPKFAATNAGLLYTAKGTAALLVPFSSVITAATGSWHAVFMVASGMAALTAIMALFVLKPMREAHARKYVHANTSAPMGYRTVPEDLT, encoded by the coding sequence ATGGAACTGCAGCAAAGGGAGTCCACGTCGCGCTTTGCGTCGCCGTGGGTGCAATTGGTCTTCGGCGTAATCTGCATGGCAATGATCGCCAACATGCAGTACGGCTGGACGCTGTTCGTCAACCCGATCGACGATAAATACCACTGGGGCCGCACCGCGATCCAGGTGGCATTCACCATCTTCGTCGTGACGGAAACCTGGCTGGTACCGATCGAGGGCTACCTCGTCGACAAGTACGGCCCGCGCCCGGTAGTGGTGGGCGGCGGCCTGCTCTGCGCCGTTGCCTGGGCGCTGAACTCGGTGGCATCCTCGCTGCCGATGCTGTACGTCGCGGCGGCAATCGGCGGCCTGGGTGCTGGCGCTGTGTATGGCACTTGCGTGGGTAACGCGCTGAAGTGGTTCCCCAATCGCCGTGGGCTGGCGGCAGGGATCACGGCGGCCGGGTTTGGCGCGGGCTCCGCGCTGACCGTGGTGCCCATCGCCAACATGATCAAGACGTCGGGCTATGAAGCCGCGTTCCTGTGGTTCGGTCTTGGCCAGGGCCTGGTCGTGTTCATCCTGGGCATGGCCCTGTTCCCGCCGTCGGCCAAGATCCTGAGCGAGGTCAAGACCACGCTGAAGGCTGCCGCCACCTACAACGCTTCGCCGCGCGAGGTGCTGAAGTCGCCGATCTTCTGGGTCATGTACGCGATGTTCGTGATGATGGCCGCCGGCGGCCTGATGGCCACCGCCCAGCTCGGTCCGATCGCCAAGGACTTCGGCCTGCACGAGGCCCCGATCTCGATCCTTGGCCTGACCTTGCCCGCGCTGACCTTCGCACTGACCATCGACCGCGTGCTCAACGGCCTGACGCGACCGTTCTTCGGCTGGATCTCCGACCATATCGGCCGCGAACGCACCATGTTCTTTGCCTTCGGGGTCGAGGCCGTCGGTATCCTGCTGCTGTCGAAGTACGGCCACCATCCGGTTGCCTTCGTGATCCTGACCGGCGTGGTGTTCTTCGCCTGGGGTGAGATCTACAGCCTGTTCCCGGCCACCTGCGGCGACACCTTCGGGCCGAAGTTTGCCGCGACCAACGCCGGCCTGCTGTACACCGCCAAGGGCACGGCCGCGCTGCTGGTGCCGTTCTCCAGCGTGATCACGGCCGCCACGGGCAGCTGGCATGCGGTCTTCATGGTGGCCTCGGGCATGGCGGCATTGACTGCGATCATGGCGCTGTTCGTGCTCAAGCCAATGCGCGAAGCCCATGCCCGCAAGTATGTCCACGCCAATACCTCGGCACCGATGGGCTACCGTACCGTGCCGGAAGACCTGACCTGA
- a CDS encoding LysR family transcriptional regulator, which produces MNQVQTDSRPAAITVGTDNRPIPRETQLAAYNAAFIELGLRFRWDAEMYEWLCGIECEKARVARYIEEHHAHLLAAYDAAFLSGLIFEKKNEYLRAVGHLN; this is translated from the coding sequence ATGAACCAGGTCCAGACTGACAGCCGCCCCGCCGCCATCACGGTCGGCACCGACAACCGGCCCATCCCGCGCGAGACGCAGCTCGCGGCCTATAACGCCGCCTTCATCGAGCTGGGCCTGCGTTTCCGCTGGGACGCCGAGATGTATGAATGGCTGTGCGGCATCGAATGCGAAAAGGCCCGCGTCGCCCGCTACATTGAAGAGCACCACGCCCACCTGCTCGCCGCTTATGATGCGGCCTTCCTCAGCGGGCTGATCTTCGAGAAAAAGAACGAGTACCTGCGCGCGGTCGGCCATCTCAACTGA
- a CDS encoding NADH-ubiquinone oxidoreductase-F iron-sulfur binding region domain-containing protein, producing the protein MNQVVIPLEATGLGRQRKRRQPKGRQVDAAALAEVRVALGDMPRRRDLLIEHLHCINDRYGQLAMPHLVALASELRLSMTEVYEVATFYHHFDVVREDADGQIAAPPALTVRVCEGIACELAGARALIDKLPALLGTDVRVIAAPCIGRCEKAPAALVGQNPVDGATADTVAAAVQAGAVRHEPEPHIGYGAYRAAGGYGLLQSLADGTLDPAAVLCTMEDSGLRGLGGAGFPTGRKWRIVQKEAAPRLMAVNIDEGEPGTFKDRVYLERDPHRFLEGMLIAATVVNVSAIYIYLRDEYAGCRALLAEALQQLRDDPPIPGLPAIELRRGAGAYICGEESAMIESIEGKRGMPRLRPPYVAQVGLFGRPTLEHNFETLYWVRDIIEKGAEWFAAQGRNGRKGLRSFSVSGRVKKPGVHLAPAGISVRELIDEYCGGMLDGHAFYAYLPGGASGGILPASLGNIPLDFDTLQPYGCFIGSAAVVILSDHDSATQAARNLMHFFKHESCGQCTPCRTGTAKALDLIHQPKWDLAALDDLSAVMRDASICGLGQAAPNPVDCVIKYFPHELA; encoded by the coding sequence ATGAACCAGGTTGTCATCCCCCTTGAGGCGACCGGGCTCGGCCGGCAGCGCAAGCGCCGCCAGCCCAAGGGCCGCCAGGTCGACGCGGCCGCGCTGGCCGAAGTGCGCGTGGCGCTGGGCGACATGCCGCGCCGCCGCGACCTGCTGATCGAACACCTGCATTGCATCAACGACCGCTATGGCCAGCTTGCGATGCCCCACCTGGTCGCGCTCGCGAGCGAGCTGAGGCTATCGATGACCGAGGTGTACGAGGTCGCCACCTTCTACCACCATTTCGACGTGGTGCGCGAGGATGCGGACGGACAGATCGCGGCGCCGCCCGCGCTGACGGTGCGCGTTTGCGAGGGCATCGCCTGCGAACTGGCCGGTGCCCGCGCGCTGATCGACAAGCTGCCCGCCTTGCTCGGCACCGACGTGCGCGTGATCGCAGCCCCCTGCATCGGCCGTTGCGAGAAGGCGCCCGCGGCACTGGTCGGACAGAATCCCGTGGACGGTGCCACCGCCGACACGGTGGCCGCCGCGGTGCAGGCCGGGGCCGTGCGTCACGAGCCCGAGCCCCATATCGGCTACGGCGCGTACCGTGCAGCCGGCGGCTATGGGTTGCTGCAGTCGCTGGCCGACGGCACCCTCGATCCCGCCGCCGTGCTCTGCACGATGGAAGATTCCGGCCTGCGCGGCCTGGGCGGCGCGGGCTTCCCCACCGGCCGCAAATGGCGCATCGTGCAGAAGGAAGCCGCACCGCGCCTGATGGCCGTGAACATCGATGAAGGCGAGCCTGGCACCTTCAAGGACCGCGTCTACCTGGAGCGCGATCCGCACCGCTTCCTGGAAGGCATGCTGATCGCGGCGACGGTCGTGAACGTGTCGGCGATCTATATCTACCTGCGCGACGAATACGCCGGCTGCCGTGCGTTGCTGGCCGAGGCACTGCAGCAGCTGCGCGACGACCCGCCCATTCCCGGCCTGCCCGCGATCGAGCTGCGCCGCGGTGCAGGCGCGTATATCTGCGGCGAAGAGTCGGCGATGATCGAGTCGATCGAAGGCAAGCGCGGCATGCCGCGGCTGCGCCCGCCATATGTGGCGCAGGTGGGCCTGTTCGGCCGGCCCACGCTCGAGCACAACTTCGAGACCCTGTACTGGGTGCGCGACATCATCGAGAAGGGCGCGGAGTGGTTCGCCGCGCAGGGACGCAACGGGCGCAAGGGCTTGCGCTCGTTCTCGGTATCCGGACGCGTGAAGAAGCCGGGCGTTCACCTGGCGCCCGCGGGCATCTCCGTGCGCGAGCTGATCGACGAATACTGCGGCGGCATGCTCGACGGCCATGCCTTCTACGCCTACCTGCCGGGCGGCGCGTCGGGCGGCATCCTGCCCGCGTCGCTGGGCAATATCCCGCTCGATTTCGACACGCTGCAGCCGTACGGCTGCTTTATCGGCTCGGCCGCGGTGGTGATCCTGTCGGACCACGACAGCGCCACGCAGGCGGCGCGCAACCTGATGCACTTCTTCAAGCATGAGTCGTGCGGGCAATGCACGCCGTGCCGCACCGGCACAGCCAAGGCCCTCGACCTGATCCACCAGCCGAAGTGGGACCTCGCCGCGCTGGACGACCTGTCCGCGGTGATGCGCGATGCATCGATCTGCGGGCTGGGGCAGGCCGCGCCCAATCCCGTCGACTGCGTGATCAAGTACTTCCCGCACGAACTCGCGTGA
- the fdhF gene encoding formate dehydrogenase subunit alpha, with product MNALTRAERALVESAEPAVTFTLNGREVTAQPGESLLRVAQREGFDVPHLCYKDGLEAAGNCRACMVEIQGERVLAPSCCRYPAEGMQVQTESERARRAQRTVLELLQSDMPEAEYTRHNELDQWATKLEVGKPRFAPRERVAADLSHPAIAVNLDACIQCTRCLRACRDEQVNDVIGLALRGDQARIVFDMDDPMGASTCVACGECVQACPTGALMPARDVALAVPDKQVESVCPYCGVGCQLTYNVKDNRILFVEGRDGPANHQRLCVKGRYGFDYVQHPQRLTVPLVRREGVPKRGDFVMDPDHVMDVFREASWEEALALAGGRLAQIRDTHGKRALAGFGSAKGSNEEAYLFQKLVRTGFGSNNVDHCTRLCHASSVAALLEGIGSGAVSNPVMDVDKAEVVIVIGANPTVNHPVAASWIKNAVKNGTRLIVADPRRSDLARFAWRFLQFKPDADVALLNAMMHVIVNEGLVDRDFIDSRTIGFDELQRNVAAYSPELMAPICGIDAETIREVARLYATSKSSMILWGMGVSQHVHGTDNARCLIALALMTGQIGRPGTGLHPLRGQNNVQGASDAGLIPMMYPDYRRVDDPVAIASFEALWGMPLDRQPGLTVVEVMQAIERGEVRGMYIMGENPAMSDPDAEHAREALASLDHLVVQDIFLTETAYLADVVLPASAFPEKTGTFTNTDRTVQLGRQALDPPGQARQDLWIIRQMAAQLGLDWHYDSVVDVFNEMRQAMPSIGGVTWERLEREHAVTYPCKEEGDPGEPVIFTDSFPTESGRGRFVPADIIPAAERPDADYPMVLITGRQLEHWHTGSMTRRAGVLDAIEPDPVALVHPLDLDAMGGKPGDVVTLSSRRGEVTLYARADAGTPRGAVFVPFCYYEAAINKLTNAALDPFGKIPEFKYCAIRMTVGGQVPVQSSYGGGQILEPASV from the coding sequence ATGAATGCACTGACCCGCGCCGAACGCGCGCTTGTCGAATCCGCCGAGCCGGCCGTCACCTTCACGCTCAACGGCCGTGAAGTCACCGCGCAACCCGGCGAAAGCCTGCTCAGGGTGGCGCAGCGCGAGGGCTTCGACGTCCCGCACCTGTGCTACAAGGACGGCCTCGAAGCCGCGGGCAACTGCCGCGCCTGCATGGTCGAGATCCAGGGCGAGCGCGTGCTGGCCCCGTCCTGCTGCCGCTATCCCGCCGAGGGCATGCAGGTCCAGACCGAATCAGAACGCGCCCGCCGCGCCCAGCGCACCGTGCTGGAGCTGCTGCAGTCGGACATGCCGGAAGCGGAATACACGCGCCACAACGAACTCGACCAGTGGGCGACGAAGCTGGAGGTAGGCAAGCCGCGCTTTGCGCCGCGCGAGCGCGTGGCGGCTGACCTGTCGCACCCGGCCATCGCCGTCAACCTCGATGCCTGTATCCAGTGCACCCGCTGCCTGCGCGCCTGCCGTGACGAGCAGGTCAACGACGTGATCGGACTGGCCTTGCGCGGCGATCAGGCCCGCATCGTGTTCGACATGGACGACCCCATGGGCGCTTCCACCTGCGTCGCCTGCGGCGAATGCGTGCAGGCGTGCCCGACCGGCGCGCTGATGCCGGCGCGCGACGTGGCCCTGGCCGTGCCCGACAAGCAGGTCGAATCGGTGTGCCCGTACTGCGGCGTGGGCTGCCAGCTGACCTACAACGTCAAGGACAACCGCATCCTGTTCGTGGAAGGCCGCGACGGCCCCGCCAACCACCAGCGGCTGTGCGTGAAGGGCCGCTACGGCTTCGACTACGTGCAGCACCCGCAGCGGCTGACCGTGCCGCTGGTGCGCCGCGAAGGCGTGCCCAAGCGCGGTGATTTCGTCATGGATCCCGACCATGTGATGGACGTGTTCCGCGAAGCCAGCTGGGAAGAGGCGCTGGCGCTCGCCGGCGGCAGGCTCGCGCAGATCCGCGACACGCATGGCAAGCGCGCGCTGGCGGGCTTCGGCTCGGCCAAGGGCAGCAACGAAGAAGCCTACCTGTTCCAGAAGCTGGTGCGCACCGGCTTTGGCAGCAACAACGTCGACCATTGCACGCGGCTGTGCCATGCCTCGTCGGTGGCGGCGCTGCTGGAAGGCATCGGCTCGGGCGCGGTGTCGAATCCGGTGATGGATGTCGACAAGGCCGAGGTCGTGATCGTGATCGGCGCCAACCCGACCGTGAACCATCCGGTCGCGGCAAGCTGGATCAAGAACGCCGTGAAGAACGGCACCAGGCTGATCGTGGCCGATCCGCGCCGCTCCGACCTGGCGCGCTTCGCCTGGCGCTTCCTGCAGTTCAAGCCCGATGCCGACGTGGCGCTGCTCAACGCGATGATGCATGTGATCGTCAACGAGGGCCTGGTGGACCGCGATTTCATCGACAGCCGCACCATCGGCTTCGACGAACTGCAGCGCAACGTTGCCGCGTACAGTCCCGAGCTGATGGCGCCGATCTGCGGCATCGACGCCGAAACCATCCGCGAAGTCGCCCGGCTCTATGCAACCTCGAAGAGCTCGATGATTCTTTGGGGCATGGGCGTTTCGCAGCACGTGCACGGCACCGACAACGCCCGCTGCCTGATCGCCCTGGCGCTGATGACCGGCCAGATCGGACGGCCCGGCACCGGGCTGCATCCGCTGCGCGGGCAGAACAACGTGCAGGGCGCCTCCGACGCGGGGCTGATCCCGATGATGTATCCCGACTACCGGCGCGTCGACGATCCGGTGGCGATCGCCAGCTTCGAAGCGCTATGGGGCATGCCGCTGGACCGCCAGCCGGGCCTGACCGTGGTGGAGGTCATGCAGGCGATCGAGCGCGGCGAAGTGCGCGGCATGTACATCATGGGCGAAAACCCGGCGATGTCCGACCCCGACGCCGAGCATGCGCGCGAGGCGCTGGCATCGCTCGACCACCTCGTGGTGCAGGACATCTTCCTGACCGAGACGGCGTACCTGGCGGACGTGGTGCTGCCGGCATCGGCGTTCCCGGAGAAGACCGGCACCTTCACCAACACCGACCGCACGGTGCAGCTCGGGCGGCAGGCGCTCGACCCGCCGGGGCAGGCGCGGCAGGACCTGTGGATCATCCGGCAGATGGCGGCACAGCTCGGGCTGGACTGGCACTATGACAGCGTGGTGGACGTGTTCAACGAGATGCGGCAGGCAATGCCGAGCATCGGCGGCGTGACCTGGGAGCGGCTGGAGCGCGAACATGCGGTGACGTATCCGTGCAAGGAAGAGGGCGATCCGGGCGAGCCCGTGATTTTCACGGACAGCTTCCCGACCGAAAGCGGCCGTGGCCGTTTCGTGCCCGCGGACATCATTCCGGCGGCGGAGCGCCCTGATGCGGACTACCCGATGGTGCTGATCACCGGGCGCCAGCTGGAGCACTGGCATACCGGCAGCATGACGCGTCGCGCCGGCGTGCTCGATGCGATCGAGCCGGACCCGGTGGCGCTGGTGCATCCGCTGGATCTCGATGCAATGGGCGGCAAGCCCGGGGATGTGGTCACGCTATCGTCGCGCCGCGGCGAAGTCACGCTGTATGCGCGCGCCGATGCCGGCACGCCGCGCGGCGCCGTGTTCGTGCCGTTCTGCTACTACGAAGCGGCGATCAACAAGCTGACCAACGCGGCGCTGGACCCGTTCGGCAAGATTCCCGAGTTCAAGTATTGCGCGATCAGGATGACGGTGGGCGGGCAGGTGCCGGTGCAGTCGAGCTATGGGGGCGGGCAGATATTGGAGCCAGCATCCGTCTGA